CTGCGTTGGCACAGGCATTGTGCTTATTCTGTTGTAAGTGGTTCCAGTATTTGATCAGTTCACTAGGTTGGAACTGATGGGAGGTAATTAGGTGACTATATTTACAGCTGGAGTAAGAAACTCGCCAGTGATTGAAGACAAACTCGTTGGGTGGAGGCATAGGGTCAATTCGCAGCTTGGCGAGACAAATCCCCACATATACGTCCTCTAAATGCAAACGTCTGATGCTTAAAGAGACTTTAAAGATTTTTTCTGCTAAGTCACCAGAAAAAACGTAACCAGTTCCAGAACAAAATACAGGATAACGTTCACTTGGATACAAATCAGGTGGCATATACCACTTACTATCCTTGTTCCTATTAGGTGCATAACCTCTCATTAAATAACCTGTAAAATATTTGCGCCTCGGAGGAAGTTCTGGTTTCAGAAGCTTGTGTATTAAATATTCAGTATTGACAAACATATCACTGTCAGTTTTCATAACATAAGGAACATGTGGACAGTAAGATGCAACCCAGTTCATTCCCATGAGAGTTTTAATGGTTAAATTATAATAGGTGTCTAAGTATTCTTGTTGAATGATGTCGTGGTATTGTCTACTTTCCTCTAGTATGGTACGCTGGAGATATCCATTTGTCTTGGTGCTTAATCCCAGCAAAAAAATACGAACAATTTGGATGCCAGGTGTCAGGCTTTCGTTGCCCCAGGTCTGTCGAATAGCTTGTCTAGCTTCCAcctggcctggctctgctgctatGAGCAGTATTAGAAAAGGGGTCTTCTCCTGGCACTTCTCAGGCTCGTTGATGATGTATTTGAAATGATACAAAGTCGAATGCCCAGTACCTTTCTCATTGTAAATACTTCCATTTGCACTGAGGGTATTTTCCAAACCAGTTACTCCTTGCAGTGACAGATCCGTGTTGTTGGAGTTGGTGACTGTTTGAGGCCTGAGTGTCTGAGGTACGGCATCCTTCCACACGTTCCTTAGAGAGCTGTGGTTTGCCTCACTTTTTGTAGATCTAAATCCTCGTATAGTGTAAGCCATGGGATTTTCTTTGAATCCAACCCTGCCTGGCAGCCAGTCGTGATGGttaaagaagagaaacacagcaaaaagaaacaCCAGTGAGATCAGGCCAATGAGATGGGTGCGAAACAGAGACCTTTTGGTATTCCAGGTCATCTTTCCAAAGCAGCAGTGTCGTCTTCTCCACTGAAGCATGTTGTAAGAATCCAATGATGGGATATGAGACAAATGGCCAAACAAAATGCTTCTCTGATCGTTTTTGAATCCACTGCTATTCTTTGGTACTCATTTCTTTTGTTCGTGCTGAGTAATTGTCTGCAAATGGCTCATGCTGAAAaattttgaaaaaagaaaatcagaaatctTTAGTTTTTACACATTTATAAAAAGGTATGGCAAGAATCTAGCTATGAACACAAAACTgaataatctgaaaaaaaattaatgaagaaaaccaacccaaacgTAGCTCATGTTAGTATAAACAAGTCTTGATTTGTACTAAAAGACAACCTTGGTTTTGATTAAAGTTaccttgattttatttttttttaatttttaacttttttaaatgttggtagtggggtttttggttgggttttttttttcatggtaaaTGTTTTGACGAATACCCTGGGTGccaaagataaaaggaaaaccaGGAAAAGGTAATTTGATCATGATAGCAGAAAAAACGTGAATTAGATGAAAATGGCTTTGTGTATGCTGACTGTAAAATCTTCGTAGAAGTGCTTGAGAAGGACTGAATGAAAAGGCCTTGATAGCAGATGGGAGGTTTATTGGCATTAATTAAAATAGATTTGACAAGCAGAGGCTAGATAGCTTGCAGTTTAAAACCCCTTTTTGCAAAATGGTCATGTATTGATGGTGAGACAGACGGCACAAGGTTGATTATGGCAGAGTTGTGTTAGTCACAGTACACTGCTTGGCGTGTTTCCACTGGCCCCAACTGTGTTCAGAAAGTCAATGAGAAGATGCACCtgtcaaaattaattttcagggTCCAGTAACCTCACTGCACAGCCCTCAGATGGTAACACAGGATAACATTTTCAGTCACCTTTCAAGCACCTTTAACCTTGTACTCCACATTGAGAGAAAATATTGAATGGAGCACTCTGATGTTGTGCCAGGCTCGTATGCAGCTGAGTTCAAATGAAGCTGTTGGGTTTTAGCAGGCAGAGATCTTGGGTAAATGTTCACGTTAACTGAAGTAAAATTGCACAGCTCTAAGTTTCTGGCAAACTATCTGATGAGCATGAGTTTTTGACTCTTGAAATGCATGTCTAACTATTATACTTCCGGTATCATACTGCCATTCCAACTGGTGTTACCAGCAGCTGTAAGTGCAGGAAAAAGTGCCAAAGTAGTCtgtgcttcattttctcttaattctcttttttttttttttttttttcatattcaaGAGCAGAGTCAATATGGCAGCTTCATGATGCTGCATATTAAAATCTGATCACATCATCTTGTAAATGAACCTTTCACTGCACAGTAGCAATTCGTTTGTGATTTTCAATTTGCTCTCATTTATTTCTGGGCCCTAGGGTTTTGTATATGAAAAAGGATGACAGCTGAAGAGAAGTCCGTAGAAAATGCTATTTCTAATATGTGTAATTTATTAATTGCTTCACTATCTTCCAAAACCAATATTTGTATTAATTCCTGCACTTAAAAACTAAGTGAGATGTTATATGGGAATATACAGGATTCTACATTGTGTGGGAGTACttcaagaagagagagaagttgaATAATGTAAGATTCAACTGCATGAGTGCGACTTTCCCTTCCGTGAACCGGGCAGACTGAATGTCAAATCTGCATTTGGAGAGGGTCTATTTCAGTAGATTAGGGTTTAGCTTAATTCCTGTGTGCCAGTTTGTGTCTAACCAAGCAGAGGAGCGTgtggcagctgcctggctgcagcgCTGGCACCATGGGCAggctgtgtctgcagcctgcagcaggaggcgCCAGTGCGCGGGGATTGTGCCGCTGCCCGCGGGGCCGCTCGGGCGACAcggctgccttctcctcctgcccaaATATTTGCCTAGTGATATATTAAGCTCTTCCCTGTCATTGTGCTATTACACAGTGCTCGTGAATTTTGCTCACAAGCTCAATGAAAGCATTTCTgacttctaattttttttaaactgctttgGACTGATGCCATGTACTGGGGGCTGAGGTAGCTTTCTGAAAAATGATTTTCCAGTCTACAGCTGTTAAACATGTGTGGCTAAAGTATGCAGCTTTAGAGCTAACGTGAGTTCTGCGCTACTTTTCCTATGCTACTTTAACTCAGACATTGTCCTTATAGAAAAGTAAGAAAGACCCCAATGTGTAACGCTTGTGACCACTTGAGCCTGCATTTACATGCTTAGAAAGTAAAAGCCTGCCCTCAAGGCTAATAAACTTTTAGTTTCTCTGCTGTGTACAGTGAGTTTGAAAGGAAGACTCAGCTATTTGCAAAGAATAGCTCTGCATAAGCAAACATAAATGCACTTCAAACGGTACCCTAGATCTCAGGGAAACTAATTGTTTGATGCCAGTTTGGGGGGCAGCAGTGGAAATATTTGATTAATTATTGTTCCATTGCATGCAGACATAGTTTAGGAAGAAAGTCAAGACCAGAATTATATGAATATGGAGTGGCAAGCTAGAATTCGGATTAATTATGCCATAATGAATTGTTCTGCTTCTAAAACTGCAGTCATTAGGTGCAAATACACCAACAAATCTGCATTACTGATCTGTGTTAAATTTTCAGTTCACCTCCTTTCATATGGCAGTAGGTGAAAGTGAGACTCCTAAGTTATGTAAATATTTGTGTAAACTGGATACTGTTTTCAAGTGCTGTCTTTCCATGATGCACTGAGAAAGTGTCCCAGAGAAGGCAGTTGTAATGGCTGAaacctttttcctttgtgtgtgtgggtgggttTTTGACTGCATGCTCACATTCTGCTCATCAAAATAAGTTTTACAGTGAGGGATGGAACTAGAATCATAAGAAATTTAAAGAGTTTTTCTCGCTTACATATTTCCTTTGTATTTTCAAGGTAGGAGTTTCCTAGAGCATCTTCAGTCACTGCCTTTTAAAAAGGCATTGTGTGGATAGGTGAAGGACCCACATCTATTTCTCAGCTTCATAAAACTATTgtatgcaaaaaaaccccaaataactGTGTCTTGCTTTCTTTACAGTTTAGTTGTAAGACATTTCAAAACATTGCAGTGGGTATTAAGCATTTGAAATACAGCAGTAAGCAgttgttctttttaaaaaaaaccacaacaaactaCTATGTCCTAGGATGTATCGTTTAAAAGTAATATAAACAGCTATCAATGTATATTAAAAGCACCATCAGATAGTATCataattgttttcctttccatttttaattAGAGCATTAATGCTTTTGCCCACATACTTAGAATTTAATTTCACAAAAGGCTTATGAACAGGCACCAACTATTTGCAGTAGGTAAAACAGCCGAAGTGTAGCCAAAGGTCTCTGGACAATCACTTTGTCCTCTGAAAGAGTGTTGTTGCATGCAGCTCTGCATTTTGAAGATACGGTTTGTGATAATTCTGCTTCAGTTTTGGCACTTGACTATGTAGTCAGTGATGCATTATCAAATGCCATATATATAAACTGTGAATGCCTCTTGAATTTTTATTTGTGGTCTGTGCTATGCTGGTGTTTTGGTTCCTTGCACTCTCATTTCTGCTCTATAATTACAGCTTTGCAGATTGAAGCATTCAGCTTCCTATTCACATGTCCTGGATTTTCATATTTTGATTAACTGTGTGGGCAAACTCTTTAATTAGAAGAAAGAGTTCAAAAGGCAGCCTGAGTTGGTATTCTGATAAACAGCAGTAGTGGTTGCATATTAGGCCTCGCATAATTTGCCTGATTTCGCTTACAAAGTGCATTAATCCTTTACACCAAACAGTGCTTGAGATGTGGTTTTCAAGTGCCAGATATGAAAGTCACACCACTAGCTAGGCATGCTTCTGCAGGAGTATTGCCTGAGGGtagaattttttgttttcaaagttcTGGAAAGTGACTTTACCTTCTAAATGTCTGAAAACTGATCTGAAACCAGTGACTGTTGTGTGCTGCATCCTTAGGTATGTGAAGTCTTTCCGGTTGCAGTTGTTTTAGTATTGCCTTGggcaaagaaaacacatttatatTGACATTTAAAGATTTATTATAGCTTATTGGTGGAGTCTGCAGATGtgcctttcccttctctggtgTATTAAATCGCTGTAGATTTAGGTCTTAAATTTGTATTGCAAGTGTTCGTTTTGTTGTTTTGCCACTAGTGAGGAAGTATTTAAATTTCAACaataaatagaaatgaaagGCAATTAGATGGAATGTCATTTTACAATCCAAGTTAAACAGGCAGTGTTTTCATATTAAACACAAATGGTAATGATGGCATGAGATAAGTTACGTGCTCACCATTTTGAGTGAATAGTATTTGAAGATTTCCTTTTGGGATGTCAGGGGAGCCTGATATTACTTGTAAAATGTGGTGCCTGATTGCACTGCTGATGGTTTAAATCATGTCCAATCTTTTGGATGCTCCCAGTTTATGCTTGGCTGATGTTAGCCTGGTGACATTTTGCTTGtgttttaaaggggaaaaagcaaGTGTGAAAAGTCTGAAGGTACTTTTAAGATAATGTAATTTGACTGTGTGGTCTGTTTTGATGGTTCAGTTCTCTCAGTGTGTCTCATCATGGACATTTTAGCATTGCCTTAAGATTACTTCAGATAAGGATTAATTCTGACCTAGTTTGAGAGGATTTctaactgtttgtttttttttttttcctgtattggAGGGGTTTGAGTTTTTAATTCCTCAGTTAAAAGCAGTCATTACAGTAGCTACATTATCCCTTTAATCCCTCCTCTCTAGTCACACCAACCTAGTGCAGACTGTAAGCAATGCATTTAATAAGTGTAAGGTAGTGACATTGTGCTGTGGGAGAGGAAAACCTGCTAGAATTCTTTCTCCCTGTTCAGAGACATGTTATCTCGGGGCTCTGCAAATTAGGAACGATCATTATCTGTAATGGCTGAAAAGGTTACAGACAATCAAATGAACATCACACACAAGGATTTGACATACCTTCCTTGGTCAGGCCATTTATGGTGCGAGGATTATACCCACAGAAAATAGTTTTGGCACGCCATCACTTCAGCAAAAAAGATGCTATTGAACATGCGCACATCCCCCAACAGTCTGCTTCCTGCGATTGCTTTTCACAGTATCCAATCTGTCCATCTGTCTGCTCGTTGCTGTGTTACCTTCCTTGCTCATAAGTGTTGTCCTTGtcttggggggttttgtttatcCTTCAAACAAAAGGATGGTAGTTCTCGTTTGTGCGGCTCGGGGCGGTCTGGCGTTCACCGCCGCTGCACTGGAGCCTTTACATCTGGTGTTTCCCTTGTCGGACaatgcagtgctgtgttctCTGCTCCTCAGTATCCATATTCCTAATGGTAATGTTAGCAGGGAGTGCTAGCGCGTAGTGCTTCACTTGCCTTCAGTAACAGGATTTCCCTCTACTCCTTCCTTCATTGTTGCTAGGCAGTAATAGAAATGGTTTTGAGCTGTTTTAACCGAGGATTCTGGTCTATAAAATCCATTCCGtagttcttcagctgctgcacaggcaggcagcagtttAAATGTGGGCTTTGACAGATGCTGTCTTCTGACAGAGCAGAATTTAACGTCATTGCTTGGCTGAATCCCACGTGATTGTTTGCATTCATTTTGACTAAATCCAAAGGCAGCCAGAAAGCTTCACAGGCTCTTGCTCCGATTTGATAAATGGTACACACTCAGTTCCAGCACAATGATAGGTGAATAGATAAAAATTGTATGATATTAAATGAAtgattgaggtttttttttccccaattgtTTTCACTTTTCCCTGATGCTGTAACTTATGATTCTCTAGGGGATGTTTAATGCTAGACCCTTTATTCCCATATTCCAAAAGCTGTTCTGCAGGGCAAAGGAATTACAAGCATTTAAATAGCGAAGCTTTATTTAACCCATTTGGCTCTCTGAGTAAAAATCTTCTGTGCCTTCatgccagaggaaaaaaaaaattatactaCTTTGCTGATACTTGCTTTACACATGCTTACTCtataaaagctgctttttgtaATCTTAGGTTAGTCAATTAAGCTGGGCAACACTGATGTATAAATACATGCTGTTAAGCTGCCTTTCTGCTGTTGTTAATGGCTTTCTTCCTTGGTAAAGATTGAAATCCGTTATTGCAGAATCGGGGGCACTTGATTTCAATTATTGATGGATCTAAAATGTGTTTTGTCTGTTACAGGACATACCTACATTACAGAATTAGTCTGCCTACTCCTAATGAAACTTGTGTTCTTTAAATTTCAGTCCTTTCAATGACTGCTCCTAAACTGAAGTTATTACAGTATATACCATGCAATATAAATATGACAATACATAGCTCAGAATATAGAAGATGAGCAGCATTGTTGGTCACTGTGTTTGTCCACTTTGTTGTAATAACTAGctcttcagacttttttttttttttccttctaagggGAGGGTGTTAGCCCAAGGATGGAGGAAATATAATTACTTTATCACATGGCATCTCTGATCAGTAGGATTTGGTGTAGGTACATCCCTGTCTAGCAAATAAGGCTTCCCAATACTGTCAGTGTGTTTTACTATTCTAGATAAACATTCTGATAATTCACTAGAAACTTAATCAGATTTCTGTCCTCATGGCTAGATCACTGATGTACACTAACATTTTCTCTATTAATCCAGTCTTGGTTTTCATGTATGCATTTCCTATCCTAATGATAATTTCCTAAATCCCATGATCCTGTTTGAGAACATTTTAGAAGCATGATCATGTTCCCTAAATGTAATGATATAAATGTAATGTACCTATCAATACAGACATGCTTCTCCTGCACTCTAAAAaaaatttatatttaaataatgGAGTGGGAGAGtcagtgcagcagcacagcaagagtGGAGAGTCCTGTGTCCGGCATCACTTGCTGTTCTGGGACATTAATGAATAATTTAGAATGAATGCTTTGACAGTCTGTGTGCTAAGTCTACTGAGTTTTCCACTGAAATATTCAGAGCTTTCATATTCTTACCCCATACAAAAGTGTATTTAATAATCTGTTGCTGTTTGTATACAAATACGTGGTTAGGAGTGTTGTCAGTTtgctgtgttctgctctctGAGTGGGAAATCCAAGTGAGATGTTCATGTAATTATTTTACCCATGTTAATTTACGTAGGGGCAAGTAATATTTCTTTTGGATATCAAAATGTAAATCTGCCTCTGATTTCTGAATTTTCAGCTCAGACACATAACATTGTGTTCAGGAAACAAGTCTAAATCTCCACGGAACATACTAAAACCCATAGTGTTTCCACTTAATTTGCTAGTGCTTCACTGTACCTGAAGTGCTTCTCTGAAGGCTTGTGAGTTACATGCAGTATATTTAGAGATGACAAaaagctgtttttatttttccataagTCCTTATTAGTAAATATTAAAGGTAAAATATCCTAGgggccattttttttttagtataagCTGTTTTAAAGCACCTTTAGAAGGGAGCAGACATCAGCTTTGGCTTTTAATTATATATCACTTGTGTATAGCTTCTAAAGTTCAGCTGGAGCTGTTGCTTGTTGATACGTGCAAAATTTGTCATCTTGCCAGGTGAACAAATTGAATATTGAATTCTTGAACCTTTAAGGAACAatctcttttcttcatttttttctattaGAAGACGAGCAGGTCTTCGCTCATCTTACAGAAAAGTAAGGAAAAGATTTGATttttctactactttctgttttgGTGTGACTGATGTGACTTTAGAGAGTCAAagtttcaggaagaaattccttttcTTACATAGTGCTTTCTTCTTCAATACTTCTATGTGGTACTGTATGTTTCTGAGTATTTCGGCAGGGCAGAGGTTGCTTTGTACTGGAAATATGACCTGAAGGTTTGAGTAATCTTGCTGGACTGGAGACTGAAATGAGCTTCACTTCAGCTAAGTCTCATTGTGAAGGGTCAGTGGACTGCCTGTTCTTGATCCTAGGAGTAGTATTTCCTGTCATGTTACTGTGGTTGCGTATCAAATTAAAAGCTGCAGTGTTAGTGTTAGAAATGCTGCCATCTACTAAGAATGAGTTACTCTGATGTGAAGATGTGCAGCGTGTGTAAGGAACACTGAAGAGTTACTGAAGCCAGTGAAAGCTTTGACTGTTCAGTGAATTCTGCAAAGCTCAAAGCAGATGCAGGAAGTCAGAAAAGATGTCTGCTTAGAATAACCTGTGCATACAACAACTGTGCACTAGGCAGAGTCTACTTGTGCATAACAAAATTGTGTCAATTTGGAATAGTTTCTTCtaaaagctgtccctgcccatggcagggggcttggaactaaatgatccttgaggttccttccaaccctaacaattctgtgattctatgaagcttCCTCTGTGTCATTTTTAGAGGATATCAATAGAATCTTGTCTAattggttttaaaaataaatcagactCTAAGGTTGGGCCATTAACAGTGTCAAGACAGAACTTTATTTATCTGGAGTCTATCAGCTTTAGAGTGGTTGCAATAGTCAGGTGTGTACTACTTGGTAATTTTCAGCCTGGTGGCTGCAAGTCCTATGAAAGCTTAAACTAAATACATACATCATAACTGACCTGTCAACTGAATATTCCCACATGGGCCATGCTTTCTGGATAGTCCACAAATACTCTGCAaagatttttccattttatcCTAGTAAAATGTAGTAGTATTTCAGCGGTAACATGTTGAAAACCTGTCGAGTGACAGTTCAAAATGATTAATAGCAGCATTTTCAAGGTTAggtatttttgcttttaaacttcCTTCTGAAAATGTGTTAATGCAGAATGCCATAAATGCTTTGTGTTTAATTTTCTATGCTAAGAATTATTATGCATATGGCCAGTGGCCTTTCTGTTCttcacttcaaaaaaaaaatacgtTGTCCAGAAGTCATTTAGAGTGAAGAGGAGAGTGTTGTAGAATGTATTTGTAATTTGCTTGGCTGCTTTTATTATCCCAACATACTTCCTGACTATCACAAGCATGTTTGCAACTGGATAAAAAATAGCAATCTAGAAATGACCACAAGTGTCAGTATTGCCTGCCTTATTTTCCTTAGCAGATTTTCACCGTTGCTTAGCTAGGTGAGAAACTCAGCTTACACTTGATACTTCTCTTTATAAATGGTCAAGATTTTGCACTCTATTCTAATCACACCCAAGCTTTTAATATCTTAAGtttaaaagagaaaggcagcaacATAGATCACCCTGAAGTGGTGATAGAACCTAGAAAAGATTTCCAGTTATTCTGAAACATGCATGGGTTTGTTTGCTAATGAGTGGTTGATAATTGTCATATCATTCAATAAGGAATATAAACACATCCCCTAACTTTGCAAAGTTGTGAGAGAACAGACAAGTCAGGAGGCTGCTTCTTATTACACCAGccttagaaaatatttcaagagGATATTTCATAATTCTAAAACTTGTATTTTGTTAAAAGTAAACTGATGTTCCAGGTGTCCCAATGGAATTCCATCCATTCTCCTATCACACTTGGAggaacacagattttttttttttttttttttggtgcttcaAAATTCACTTGAAAAAGCAGAATACCAAATGGTTTCAGTCTGCATTatttctgttctggttttgtgtgttaTACAAAATACTGGACAACTGTCCAGGCacgtttgtttttttccctcagtaATGTGTTTGCTTTAACAcgtcttctttctcttctgtattCCAATTCTTCAGGTCTTCCCCGAGGCTTTGCATCCAATTATTGCTGATGTCTAGTGCTAAATGCagattgtaatttttttttttccaggggatGGACAGCATAATTTCATTTGTATTGTGCAGCATTTTTGGTAGTGCAAATCTCCCCTGATGAACTGACAATCTAGTGCCAGCAGTAAAATTTTCTGCCTGTCACAAGTGTTTCTTTTGCATTCTGAGAAGAGCAGGGACTTTATGAAGCTTTGtttcagcacagcagggaagagaaggccAACCAGCAGAAGTACCAAACGTTCTCAGGCAGCTTAAAACACAACTGTGGAAAACAGCCTTCTGTTTTACCCCTTACCTTATGACATGCCCCTTACTTCCCCCTTACACCCTCAGCATGAGaatttgaaatgaaaacttAAATTCTTATTGAAAGTGAGACTTCAGGGAAGAGCTGATAGTACATATCAAATCTCTTAAGCAAGAAGATGGTATCCTCTGGGAGTTAATAGCCCACCAGCTCTTATGCCTAAGGAGAAAATGTGTTGTTCTAGCTGTTACCACTTGTCCAGCCTCTTCGCACTGCCTCATTCTTTCTGGCATAGGCACAGAGTTTCTCTTCCCGTAGGCTGTCTTCAGCATCTTGA
This genomic interval from Indicator indicator isolate 239-I01 chromosome 10, UM_Iind_1.1, whole genome shotgun sequence contains the following:
- the B3GALT2 gene encoding beta-1,3-galactosyltransferase 2, whose translation is MLQWRRRHCCFGKMTWNTKRSLFRTHLIGLISLVFLFAVFLFFNHHDWLPGRVGFKENPMAYTIRGFRSTKSEANHSSLRNVWKDAVPQTLRPQTVTNSNNTDLSLQGVTGLENTLSANGSIYNEKGTGHSTLYHFKYIINEPEKCQEKTPFLILLIAAEPGQVEARQAIRQTWGNESLTPGIQIVRIFLLGLSTKTNGYLQRTILEESRQYHDIIQQEYLDTYYNLTIKTLMGMNWVASYCPHVPYVMKTDSDMFVNTEYLIHKLLKPELPPRRKYFTGYLMRGYAPNRNKDSKWYMPPDLYPSERYPVFCSGTGYVFSGDLAEKIFKVSLSIRRLHLEDVYVGICLAKLRIDPMPPPNEFVFNHWRVSYSSCKYSHLITSHQFQPSELIKYWNHLQQNKHNACANAAKEKAGRYRHRKLH